The following proteins are encoded in a genomic region of Musa acuminata AAA Group cultivar baxijiao chromosome BXJ2-11, Cavendish_Baxijiao_AAA, whole genome shotgun sequence:
- the LOC135627454 gene encoding probable jasmonic acid carboxyl methyltransferase 2, with protein sequence MELQKAFCMNGGSGDLSYARNCTIQSVIVSSTKAVRVDAVVEFYSTFFPENMIIAELGCSSGPNALFSAFDMMEAVEQRCLQLRRSPPEFHLLLNDLPANDFNTIFRSLPEFYQQRRRMESSGCGQFFVSGVPGSFYGRLFPSRTLHFVHSSSSLHWLSQVPLELQDKSNAPMNKGKIYLSKTSPNCVAEAYLMQFRKDFSLFLKCRAKEIVAGGHMVLTLMGRTRGSEPSWPEYSYMWELLGEALMDMASQGIIEEEKVDSFNAPYFSPSLEEVKQEIEREGSFSIRTLDLFEASWDAAHGSQQTKQEAAALGEITHAKRMAKGVRAVLESMLESHFGEGIMEELFSRYTSLLEGYYSKNKPQVTNIVIALTRKLEEENILRVSVF encoded by the exons ATGGAGCTTCAAAAGGCCTTCTGCATGAATGGCGGATCCGGTGACTTGAGCTATGCCAGGAACTGCACCATACAA AGCGTGATAGTGTCGTCGACGAAGGCCGTTCGAGTGGACGCGGTCGTGGAGTTCTACTCCACCTTCTTCCCTGAGAACATGATCATCGCGGAACTAGGCTGCTCATCGGGGCCGAACGCGCTGTTCTCTGCCTTCGACATGATGGAGGCGGTCGAGCAAAGGTGCCTTCAGCTCCGACGCTCGCCCCCGGAGTTCCACTTGCTCCTCAACGACCTGCCTGCGAACGACTTCAACACCATCTTTAGGTCGCTGCCCGAGTTCTACCAGCAGAGGAGGAGGATGGAGAGTTCCGGGTGCGGGCAGTTCTTCGTGTCAGGAGTACCTGGGTCGTTTTACGGGCGCCTGTTCCCGAGCAGGACCTTGCACTTTGTCCACTCCTCGTCGAGCCTTCATTGGCTCTCTCAG GTTCCTCTCGAGCTTCAAGATAAATCTAATGCACCGATGAACAAAGGAAAGATCTACCTTTCCAAGACCAGCCCTAATTGCGTTGCAGAAGCATACCTGATGCAGTTTCGGAAGGACTTCTCATTGTTTCTCAAGTGCCGCGCCAAAGAAATAGTTGCAGGAGGCCACATGGTGTTAACATTGATGGGCAGGACGAGAGGGTCCGAGCCATCGTGGCCAGAGTACAGCTACATGTGGGAACTACTAGGAGAGGCTCTCATGGACATGGCCTCACAG GGAATCATCGAAGAGGAGAAGGTGGATTCCTTCAACGCCCCCTACTTCTCACCCTCTTTGGAGGAGGTTAAACAAGAGATCGAAAGAGAAGGGTCATTCTCCATCAGAACACTGGATCTCTTCGAAGCGAGTTGGGATGCAGCCCACGGCAGCCAACAGACTAAGCAGGAGGCGGCCGCGCTCGGCGAGATCACTCATGCAAAACGCATGGCCAAGGGGGTCAGAGCCGTGCTGGAGTCCATGCTGGAGAGCCACTTCGGAGAAGGCATAATGGAAGAGCTGTTCTCGAGGTACACTAGCTTGTTGGAGGGCTACTACTCCAAAAACAAACCTCAGGTGACCAACATAGTGATCGCCTTGACAAGAAAGTTGGAGGAGGAGAACATATTACGAGTTTCTGTATTTTGA